One genomic region from Salvia hispanica cultivar TCC Black 2014 chromosome 2, UniMelb_Shisp_WGS_1.0, whole genome shotgun sequence encodes:
- the LOC125204097 gene encoding U-box domain-containing protein 28-like, which translates to MAREKRREELHVTVPNLFRCPISMDVMRSPVSLCTGVTYDRSSIEKWLALGHKTCPATMQTLPSTLTTPNLTLRRLIHLWLSHTDPAQAPPPPCAVSRHEAAVIIKGDADAASLQKLVDFMKASPGNLKFVAHSSSAIPRFVEFFAESDEIRIRELIVEVFDLISSEKSVRERLNELILSSADCLSSFAAVLRKGNTESKVKSAKILELIALNPESEKKIADQPDLIKNLYNLTTSESDSPAVEAGLSALAAIATTRTARKDLIRFGIIRTVSRILSKPDLVEKALAVLESVATCTEGRSAIAEDGECVAEIVRRLMKCSGAATEHGIAVVWSVCCLARDELAQETVAGENGLTKVLLVMQSDCSGSTRQMCRELVKVLRAKSSKSNLAPYETRTTHIAPY; encoded by the coding sequence ATGGCGAGAGAAAAGAGGAGGGAGGAACTGCACGTCACTGTACCGAATCTCTTCCGCTGCCCGATTTCCATGGATGTGATGAGGTCTCCGGTGAGCCTCTGCACCGGCGTCACCTACGACCGGAGCTCCATCGAGAAATGGCTGGCGCTCGGCCACAAAACCTGCCCGGCGACGATGCAAACCCTTCCGTCCACGCTCACGACGCCGAATCTCACTCTCCGCCGCCTCATCCACCTCTGGCTCTCCCACACCGACCCCGCCCaggcgccgccgccgccgtgcGCCGTCTCCAGGCATGAGGCGGCGGTGATCATCAAAGGCGATGCCGACGCCGCTTCCTTGCAGAAGCTCGTCGATTTCATGAAGGCGTCGCCGGGGAATCTGAAATTCGTCGCGCATTCGAGCTCCGCGATTCCGAGATTCGTCGAATTCTTCGCCGAATCCGACGAGATTCGGATTCGCGAGCTGATTGTCGAGGTTTTCGATCTGATCTCGTCGGAGAAATCCGTGAGAGAGAGGCTGAACGAGCTCATTCTGAGCTCCGCCGATTGCCTATCCTCATTCGCGGCGGTTTTGCGGAAAGGAAACACCGAATCGAAGGTGAAATCCGCGAAGATTTTAGAGCTAATCGCGTTAAATCCTGAATCGGAGAAGAAAATCGCCGATCAACCAGATCTGattaaaaatctatacaaCCTAACCACATCAGAGAGCGATTCACCGGCGGTGGAAGCCGGATTATCAGCTCTGGCAGCGATCGCAACAACCAGGACGGCGAGGAAGGATCTGATCCGGTTCGGAATCATCCGAACCGTCAGCCGGATCCTATCCAAACCGGATCTGGTGGAGAAAGCGCTGGCGGTGCTGGAATCGGTGGCGACGTGCACGGAGGGGAGGAGCGCGATCGCGGAGGACGGCGAGTGCGTGGCGGAGATCGTGAGGAGGCTGATGAAGTGCTCGGGTGCGGCGACGGAGCACGGGATCGCGGTGGTGTGGAGCGTGTGCTGCTTGGCGAGGGATGAATTGGCGCAGGAAACGGTGGCGGGAGAGAATGGGTTGACGAAGGTACTACTGGTGATGCAGAGCGACTGCTCGGGGAGTACAAGGCAGATGTGCAGGGAATTGGTCAAAGTGTTGAGGGCGAAGAGCAGTAAGTCTAATTTGGCACCTTATGAAACCAGGACCACTCACATTGCGccttattga